The Jannaschia sp. GRR-S6-38 genomic interval CCTGGGCTGGGAGGTCTGGTGCGACGGGATGGAGGTCAGCCAGTTCACCTATTTCCAGCAGGTCGGCGGCCATGACTGCCATCCCGTGTCGGGCGAGCTGACCTACGGGCTGGAGCGGCTGGCGATGTACGTGCTGGGCGTCGATCACGTCATGGACATGCCCTTCAACGCCCCCGACGCGCCGATCCCGCTCACCTATGGCGACGTGTTCCGTCAGACCGAGGAGGAATACGCGCGCTTCAACTTCGACACCGCCGACACCGCCGTCCTGCTGCGGCATTTCGAGGAGGCGGAGGCCGAGTGCCGCGCGATCCTGTCGCATGAAGCCGACGATCCCCGTTCGGGCAAGCGGATCGTCATGGCGCACCCCGCCTACGATCAGTGCATCAAGGCCAGCCATATCTTCAACCTGCTCGACGCGCGCGGCGTGATCTCGGTGACCGAGCGGCAGGCCTATATCGGCCGGGTCCGCACGCTGGCGAAGGCCTGCGCCGACGCCTTCCTGCAGACCCGCGCGGGCGGCTGGCAGCCGCAGGCGGCCAGGACAGCGAGCGCGGCGTCATGAGCGAGGAACTGGCGGCACTTCTGGCGCGCAAGGACGCGCGGATCCAGCGGCTTCAGAAGCGCATGACCCGGATGTCGCGGATCGAGCGGGCGCAGGGCTTCCTCGACGGCATCATCGCGACGCTGCGCCCCGGGATGCTGGCG includes:
- a CDS encoding glycine--tRNA ligase subunit alpha — protein: MPTAPRSFQEIILRLQDYWAAQGCAVLQPYDMEVGAGTFHPATTLRALGPNPWTAAYVQPSRRPTDGRYGENPNRLQHYYQYQVLIKPSPPDLQELYLGSLEAIGIDMALHDIRFVEDDWESPTLGAWGLGWEVWCDGMEVSQFTYFQQVGGHDCHPVSGELTYGLERLAMYVLGVDHVMDMPFNAPDAPIPLTYGDVFRQTEEEYARFNFDTADTAVLLRHFEEAEAECRAILSHEADDPRSGKRIVMAHPAYDQCIKASHIFNLLDARGVISVTERQAYIGRVRTLAKACADAFLQTRAGGWQPQAARTASAAS